The Chryseobacterium sp. G0186 genome includes the window ATGCCACAACAATCTTTAATCAGTCCGGTTATAAACCGAAACTTAAATAATAGAAAATTTAGAATTTAGAAAAAATAGAGAAATGAGAAAAACTCAGATTACGATAGATGTAGAGCTAGATGAAAATCACATCCCGGAAAACATCACATGGAACGCTCAGGATGGAGGGGTTGAAAAGGAAGAAACCAAGGCAACCATGATCTCTGTATGGGATGATAAAGCAATGGAAGCTTTAAGAATTGATCTTTGGACAAAAGAAATGCCTGTAGACCAGATGAAGATGTTTATCCATCAGATTTTAGTATCTTTAGGAAGCACCTACCAAAGAGCAACCGGAGAAGAGGATGTTGCACAGTGGATGGAACAAATTGCAGAGGAATTTGCAGTGAAGTCTGCGATCAAGTAAAATGTAACCTAATTCAATGTAACAATGCATCAGTAGACCAATATAACATTCCTTATAATAGAAGAACATTGGTACATTGTTGGATTGCCAGATTGATAAATTATAAAATATTATGAATTTTAATACAAAAGTAATTCACGGAGGGCAGCATCATGAGTCTGCAACAGGTTCTGTAAATGTTCCTGTATTTTTAACCTCCACATTTGCACAAAAAAGCCCGGGAGTACATTCCGGATATGAATATTCAAGAGCTGCCAACCCTACAAGACAGGCATTGGAGGACTCGTTGGCAAGTATTGAAAACGGAGCAAGAGGTTTAGCTTTCGGTTCCGGTCTTGCTGCCATTGATTGTGTTTTGAAGTTATTAAACCCTGGTGATGAAGTAGTTGCTGTAGATGATCTTTATGGAGGTACGTACAGAATGTTCACAAGGCTTTTTGAAAAATACCAACTGAAGTTCACTTTTGTGAATTTTGATGATGTTTCTAAAATTGCTGATGTCATTACTGATAAAACCAAATTGATCTGGGTAGAAACACCAACCAACCCTTTGATGAAACTGGTAGACATCAAAGCTGTAGTAGAAATTGCTAAAGGAAAAGATATTTTAGTAGCTGTAGACAATACTTTCGCTACGCCTTACATCCAAAGACCAATTGATTTGGGTGCTGACATCGTAATGCACTCTGCAACTAAATATTTAGGAGGACACTCTGACGTAATTGCAGGAGCTCTTATTGCAAAAGATGCTGAATTAGGT containing:
- a CDS encoding cystathionine gamma-synthase → MNFNTKVIHGGQHHESATGSVNVPVFLTSTFAQKSPGVHSGYEYSRAANPTRQALEDSLASIENGARGLAFGSGLAAIDCVLKLLNPGDEVVAVDDLYGGTYRMFTRLFEKYQLKFTFVNFDDVSKIADVITDKTKLIWVETPTNPLMKLVDIKAVVEIAKGKDILVAVDNTFATPYIQRPIDLGADIVMHSATKYLGGHSDVIAGALIAKDAELGDKLHFIQFASGGILGPHDSYLVLRGIKTLALRMQRHSDNGLAVAKYLENHPAVDKVIYPGLESHPQYELAKSQMKESGGMVSFTFKSGKKEDAVKFLEKVRVFTLAESLGGVESLANHPALMTHASIPAEKRAELGITDDLVRLSVGIEDAEDLIADLEKAFS
- the gldC gene encoding gliding motility protein GldC, yielding MRKTQITIDVELDENHIPENITWNAQDGGVEKEETKATMISVWDDKAMEALRIDLWTKEMPVDQMKMFIHQILVSLGSTYQRATGEEDVAQWMEQIAEEFAVKSAIK